TCAGTGACCTCTCTTTTCAGTTCTCACTTTCCTGGACCTGTTTCTACCTGTGTTTGCACCgtcaccaggtgccccttcataaTGTGCTTGCCTCTCTTCTAGCGCAGTATGGTCTCCCAGCATAATTGCATCATGCAAATCTATGTTTCCTGGTCTAACCTTTTCTCTGACATAAACTTTTATATAGAGTGGCCTACGTATATTTCCTTCTCCTCCATCCTCCTTTGGAAACTGCCATTGCTATCCTGCATATAGACCACAGGGACTGTTAGTGTGCCCTTTCCCCGGGATGACATGGGATTGATGGACACTTGCTGGCGTTCCTAGAGCCTAGTCTTGCAGGGTGTATTCAGTTTTCTGAATGTTCTCCTGGctgattacaaaaaaaaacaaaacaaacaaacaaacaaacaaaaccaaaacctgtTAACCATTTATGGCctggcaaagaaaatgaaattttccctGATGGTGGAGAtttgtaaaatacacatttcacATTCTGTGAAATAATCATAAGAACAGGCATATAATATGAAACAATAGTTTATATGTGTGAAATGTAGTGTATATTTAATTAGTCTGCAGACAAAGCTTGGTGCAGAAGCAAATTCCATAGCAGAATATATAAACTTTGCAAAACTCTATTACCCATTGGGCTAactaatgaattcagtaaaattacaagatacaaaatcaatatgcaaaaataagtTGGGtatatacactaacaacaaactacctggaaaaaaatccaattttcagtggcatcaaaaacaataaaatatttaggaataaatttaatgaaggaagtgaaagatctgtacattgaaaactattgatgaaggaaattgaagatgacaaaaataaGTGGAAATATATCCtctgtttatggattggaagacttcACTAGTCTTTACGCCACttgaaaaattaacttgaaacagTTTAAAGACCTAAGCGTAAGAACTGGAACTGCGTAATTCCTacaagaaaatacaggaaaaagctCCTTAACATTGGTATTGGTAAtgactttttttcaaaatgataccaaaggcacaagcaacaaaagaaaaataaacaagtcgGACTACCTTAAACTAAAATGatgaaaagaatggagaaaatgtttccaaaccatgtatctgataagggggttaatatccaaagtatacaaGGAACTCATGCAACAATAGCACGCCAATAATCCTATTTTCAAATGGTCAAAGACCTGcacagatattttcccaaagaagatatacaaatggctgacaggtgcatgaaaatgtgctcagcaTCATCAAggaaatcatcagggaaatgcaaatcaaaaccacaacgacatatcacctcacacctattagtAGGACTAGGATTGAAAAGACAATAGGTAACAAATgctgtcaaggatgtggagaaaaggaagcaatctgtacactattggtgggaatgcaaattgaggtaaccattatggaaaacagtatggagttttttcaaaacattaaaaatagatcaTGTAATCTAGTGATTCCACTTCTGCTTTTAGAtgtgaagaaaatgaagtaataGTCTCAAAAACATATCTGCACCCAGATATGCACCCagatattcattgcagcattatctatagTAGCCACGACATGAAAAAATAAGTGTCTgctgatgggtgaatggataaagaaaatgtggcctctgtgtgtgtgtctgtgtgtgtgtgtgtgtgtgtacatgaaatatacatttataaaaagaaggaaatcccttcatttgtgacaacatgtgAACTTTGAGGCTATTAAGCTAAGGAAAATAGATCAGAGAACTCTGTTATATggttatatatggaatctaaaaaagctaaactcacagagacagagagtagaatggtggttgtcaggattggaggatgggggaatgggtgaaggtggtcaaagggtacaaccATCTGTTTACAAAAGGAATCagttctggggatgtaatgtacaacacgATGACAATAGTTAAGAACACCATATCATACACTTGAAAGTTGCCAATAGAATAGATCTTAACACAAAGTTCGTtcgatattttaaaaatcactcaaaagaattttacaaaatcCAATGTGCAGTCTCATATTGAGCTCACTCAACCTGATAAAGGCCATGCACAATACCCTACACCCAACaatatatttaatggtgaaagaatGAACGTTTTCctcctaagatcaagaacaagacaagaatgtcctaACTCAGCACCTCCATTCAATATTGCAGTGGATGATTTCGATAGAGCAACAGAGAAggtaggagggaaggagggaaagaaggaaggagaagggaagggagagagagtggcaggTATAGAGTTAGGGACAGAAGGAAATAGGAAGGTTCATTTAAAACAAGCTAAGTATGTCGGCAGATATATTTTAACATGAACGTGTAGGGTAGATTTAGTCCTTCTATGCCAGTGGTTCCAAATTCAATGATTTATTGAAATCTATTTCATTAACAAGATAAAAAATATGTTGaacatggaaaaaggaaaaaaaaaaactattgcaaATCTACTACCCCACCACAACCACTGTCGAATGTTTTGGGATAGTTTTAATATGGCATTTTTAATTTGGGTGTTTTAATTGTGAGTTTGTTCTCATTCCTGCTAGTGAAATTCAACACTTATGTTGACAGAAAATGTGAATACACATCTAGAGACAGAGATGTGGTTTTTTTCGACTGGGAATTGCTTTTGGTACCTTTTCACATTTACAGAGCCAAGTATTATTTAAGACTGCATGTCTGCAGCtgtttaagtattttatatacaGAAATGACCAATTTAATATCACTTTTAGTCTAATTCTTAGacaaagccaaaataaaatatttaataaacatggAATACATACATtatctatttaatattttatatattcaaatactACCAATAAAATCAAAGTCCACATACCTAGCACCCATCCTGAGAAACAGAACATGAACCATCAACTTTGACACCCTCTGGGTATCCCTTCCTGTCACAAAATTCTGCTCTACTCCCCAGAGACAAGCACTAGCCTGAATTTTGTATTAATCAGTTTCTTAACTTTACCTCCAGTGATGGTAAATTTTGTGGGTCAGTTTGGCTAGGCAATGTACCCAGTAGTAGGTTAAACAAATCTAGATGTGTCTGTGAGGTATTTTCTTGATGCAACTAATAATTAAATCAGTAAACTTTGAGTAGAACAGATTTCCTTtcgggcatctgagtggctcagtgggttgggccactgccttcggctcagttcatgatctcagggtcctgggatcgagttccgcatcgggctctctgctcagcagggagcttgcttccctctctctctctctgcctgcctttctgtctacttgcgatctctatctgtcaagtaaatacataaaatctttaaaaataacaacaacagatTACCTTTCATAGTGTGGCGGCCCTCATTCGATTAGTGGAAGGCCTTATGAGAAAAGATTGAGGTCCTCTAAGAAGGAAAGAACTCAGCCTCCAGGCCGCCTTTGAGCTCAAGACTGCAGCATCAACTATATCCTATGTATCAAGACTACCAGTCTGCCCTAAGAATCTTGCATTTGCCAGCCCCCAAAACTGCACTAGCCAGCTCCTTAATAgaggctcgctctctctttctctctgagtctgtgtgtgtgtgtgtgtgtgtctgtgtgtgtgtatgtacatgcacacacgcagCCTATTGATTCCGTTCCTCTGGATAACCCCTCCTAATACACCTCCGAAATACGTAGTCGTGTTGCCTacttctgaatattttttctaattgttATACATTTTACCGAAATATGCAATCCAATGGCTTTTAGTGTATTTACAGTTATGCAACATCACCATAATcaactttagaacattttcatcaccccaaaaagaaatctcATATTTGTTAGCAGTCAATCCCCATTTCCTAGCCCGAGGAACAGCTAATCTACTCTGTccctatagatttgcctattctagacatttcatataagtggaattatacaaCACGCAGCTCTTTGTAACTGTCTCCTGTCccttagcatgatgttttcaaggcccatccatgttgtaacacaCGTATCAGTACTTCACTCCTTGAAGttgctgagtgatattccattgtatggacaaACAAccttttatttatacattcataaaataatgaaattttgggttgtttctacttttgggCTGtcatgaataatgttgctgtgaacatctATATACATGTTGTATTTGAGTTTTATATAAATCAtatcatattttgtatattattctGTGACCAATATTTCTGACAGTACGTTAGGGTTTTTGAGATTCATGCAAGTTGTTGACAGAAGCTAGGGTTCATTATTTTCACATAGTAGTATGTTGTATGATTATACAACAATAAATGTACCTATTCTGTTGATAGATATTTGGGTTGTCCTAGTTGTTCCTATTCCAACCAATACTTCTGTAAATATTCTTGTACATGTCTCCTGGTccacagaagatttttttttttttaccataaccTTCAGGGAGAAATCCACTTGATATCATGGTATAGTACAAATATATAACAGAGACAAAGTGTTTCCTAAAGCAATACTTACTAACAGTTTTCTAATTACATGCTTTGCATACTGATACTTTcccttctattttaaataattcattttttaaaactgggcCCAAGTCACTCATTTTATTTCACAACCTGTAAGGATCCTAGCCCTCCATTTGAAAAACATTACTCTAGGCTATGTACGAGGGCATAGGATCACAAATCATAGGATTTGTGCATCTTTCCTCTGCTCTACTTTTTGGCCTACTCAGCTTTTGTTACCCATCTCATGGGTATTTTATGGTATCCCCTTGActcaatttacattttcttcttctaccAATGTAGTTGAGTACCGATTCATGTTTGCTAGCCATTcatgtccttttaaaaatgtattcccatttttTATAgagtgttttgtttcatttcttaatttttaaggaattctttatatattctagatgtgAATCCTTTCTTTCAATTATGTATCACAGATGCCTTTTCCAAGTCAATGGCTTCTTTTCCCCATACAATCTCTGTGTCAGAAAttcttaattgaaatatagtcAAATGTAGCAAACTTTTTTCATATGGTTGGCATTTTTTGTGTTTTACTTAGGAAATCCTTTTCTATCTTGGGGATCATAAaagttcttttacattttctcctaaaatctttacttatttgtttttcatgttaAACCTTTAAGATATCTGGCATCTATTTTGTTTATAATGCAATTAggaatacaattatatatatatataactatatatataagtatatgtatatataatataagtatatatatagttGTTTCAACTCTTCCCAGCACCTACAACATTACTCTGTCCATATTTGTATGACTCCGTATTTGGTTCCATTGGTTTATCCATCACATATCTGTACCAGTATTACATACTCTTAATTataggcctttttaaaaaagattttatttatttattggacagacagacatcacaagtaggcagagaggcaggcagagagagaggaggaagtagacttcctgccgagcagggagcccaatgcggggctcgatgcgagctcgatcccaggactctgagaccatgacctgagccaaaggcagaggctttaacccactgagtcatgcaggtgccccaattatAGGCCTTTATAATAAGTTCCCTTTGCTTGTTCATCAGAAAGGTCTTCATTATTACTGGCCCTTTTATGCCCATTATTTCAGAACCAGTTTATCAGATATTAGGGAAATTCCTCTTGGGACTGTGATTAGAGTTGCTAGAATTTATAGATCAGTGTGGGGGTACTTACCACCTTTATGATACTTAATCTTTCTCTCCAGAAGCACAGTATTATGTCTGTCCACTTATTTAGGCTTTCTCTAATCATCTACAATAACATTTATAATCTGTAAAGTGTTGCTCCTCTTTATCCTTGGTaccctatttttgttgttgttttggttccAAATGgaagcagtattttaaaaattaatatatatatccTGATTTTGTAAGTGAGGGGTTTAGATTGTACTCTTAAATTTGAGAAATTGGAGATAATATTTTGGAtcattctaaattctttttatataataGAGGTCCCTCATATTCCTCATACACATGCATGGTAAACTATCATAACATCCTAAATATTTTACTAAAGGTATAAACATCTCATGTATTCTCCtcaaaatacagaggatgggaaATTGTATGCTTTATGTgcaaaagaaggaacaaaatatATATGAGCATTCTTACAACCATCGTATTAAAAGCTGACACAGAATGCTGACTTCTCTTTTTCAGCTTGAGATCACTGTCTTATATGATACTTTGTAaaacaccttttctttttaaaaacacgaAAAACTCACATCACAATTCaaggttcattttttcccttgagaCTCTAGTTGAATTAAAATGTCTCTGCTTAGACAttactggttttttaaaaataggaataaaatggTCTGGCTCAGATATCAAAATGGGAAATCAGTAGAGCCAGTGCCAGATTACACTGAATTTGATTACATCCAGTATACTCAAGGagaattttatttgttgttaCTTACCTAGCTTTTCCCCCAGtcactttatttctctaaaatagtTAACTATTGAAGCAttataaaaggagaaattctTCAGTCCCTGAGAAGCTGAAATTCTAACCAGTTCTCTTGCGGGTTTCACTCTAGATGGCCACAAAACTCATTTTGAGTCTATACTTTAAGTTTTCCCAAATCCTTTGTTCTCTGTTTTAGACATTCCCAGTAGCCAAGAATTTTATTCATGGTTTCattgtttaaaatggaaatactgtCCATTTTGTCTTTAACTCTTTGTATTAGACAATGACATTAAAAGTCAGAATCATGCTAAAATGCTTCATGCTTTTTCTAAGGTATAGAACTTCATTTATTTGCTGAAGGGTAGCATTAGCTTTTTTAGTCTATGGCTCTTTCTGCATCCTTCTGGATTCCTTCACTCCCTTTTTTCCTTAAGCTTAAAATCACAATCTTCCCCAGATGTTTGGCCTTGTTCACACAGTACCTAATTCTACTGGATCTCCTTACTGATTTataaaatgttccctctattcatATTAGGAACAAAATGCTGTTAATTCTTCCGTAAATACCATCAATGGAACTGACTGTGATCTTTAGGAATCAGAAAGATTTACCGACTTCTAATAACTTGAATTAGTGTCGCTGATCAGTGCTTCAGGGAGCCTACTAATTTCAGTGTCATTTGCTTCTTTGGGGGTTAGCTGCTGCTTTGTGGAAATACAGTTTAATGgcttcatttaaatgaaatacattcTGGGACAATTTATGAATCTTCATGTGTGGTTTTCCCTCACATCAGGAATAGATGCACTTCTTTTCCGTGTATGGCAGgcactgctttcttttttctttctccttccctccatgcttgctccccctctcttcctccctctctctccctgatgCATTCAAACTTTTCATGTGGCTTTTAACAAGTTGACCTCAGTATGGGCTTCACCATGTCTCTTTTGCTTGTTATTCATGTAGCATTTTGTACCTGCAAATTTCTCTTTCATCAGATTTGGtgcaatttttcattatttatttttttcaatttttttttttcctgccccatagtttttcttttccccttctggtATCTGATTTACAGGTATGTTGAATTGTTTGATGTCATGCAGCAGGTCTCTGagattctgtccatttttaaaaatgatttttctgtttattgtttattttggatGATGACTCTACCTTCAAGTTCACTTAATTTTTCCTCTGTAATTTCCATTAGGCTGTTAAATCCACCCAgcgaaggtttttttttttccctgaaactttaatttttcacaatttccacttgctcttttttctttttcccttatgAGACTTGTGTCCTGAGCTTTTCATTTACtgaaaacatgttttgttttactttatcgAGGAGAGTTGTCATCGTTTAAAATCCTTACCTGTCCGTTTCAATCTCAGGgtcaaactaaaaaacaaaaaacaaaaaaaacaaaagaaacaacaacaaaaaaaggactcATCTTCTTGACATTTCGAATCCTACCTTGGGTCTTATGAGTAAGCTGCCGAGGTTCTGGATTCTACTGTCAATGCCTCAGAtgtcctcccctgcctctctgaaaCTCCGCGTCCTGGGTTTCCAGGTCACCCGCCCAGGCCGGTTTGCACCTCGCTGTCCGGACCGCTCACTGCACAGTGTCAACTCCCGCTCCTCCGCTCCCGAAACCCGGGTCCCGCCGGAAAACACGGTTCTTGGCCGTCCcagtctctcttctttcccctttcttccacAGAGAGCTCAGCGACGTCCACACTTGCAGAAGTCACCTGGCAGGGAACGGCGCGAGGCTCTTCCGGCTCCCAGGAATCGGAGACCTGCGGCCGCGGCGGAAGGCGCAGAGGCGTTCGGTGGATCCCAGGCTCTCAGCGGGGCTGCAGACAGCACCGGCCGACGGAGAGCGCCGGGCTTCTGGGCTAGGCGTCCCCTGGAACGGTCTCCCCGCGGCCGTCTGCCCAGGTGTGAATTCTCGCCGAGCGGAACCCGAGCCCCCGCGCACGGGTTCCAGCCACACCGGCCAGGAGGCGGGGCTCATCTCACTTCCCTCCCGGGCTGTGCGGCCCTCCGCCCGCAGGCGGCGCGCGCCGGGGAAGCGGAACCCGGACGCGCGCGCGCCCCTGCTTCTGGCCGGGCTCAGGGCGCGGTGCACCAGCGGCTCGCCCCCCTGCCCGGCATGGCGGAGCGCGACGATTCCGAGCCCACCCCGGGCTGCAGCGGCCTGGGCCCGGGCGGCGTTGGCGGCGTTGGCGGCGGCGGCGCCCACCCATGGGCT
This portion of the Mustela lutreola isolate mMusLut2 chromosome 14, mMusLut2.pri, whole genome shotgun sequence genome encodes:
- the TSEN15 gene encoding tRNA-splicing endonuclease subunit Sen15 isoform X2, which produces MSKLPRFWILLSMPQMSSPASLKLRVLGFQVTRPGRFAPRCPDRSLHSVNSRSSAPETRVPPENTVLGRPSLSSFPFLPQRAQRRPHLQKSPGRERREALPAPRNRRPAAAAEGAEAFGGSQALSGAADSTGRRRAPGFWARRPLERSPRGRLPRCEFSPSGTRAPAHGFQPHRPGGGAHLTSLPGCAALRPQAARAGEAEPGRARAPASGRAQGAVHQRLAPLPGMAERDDSEPTPGCSGLGPGGVGGVGGGGAHPWAPEDAWMGTHPKVKVGMK